Genomic window (bacterium):
CACGTAGGCCCGCACTTTCGTCCGGGGAATCCGGTCGGCGGGGCCGAAGCGCCACTGGCGCTGGGCCCGGGTCTTGCCCTCCTGGGCGTTGACCAGCACCCCGTCCGGATCGTCGAGCAGGGCCCCCTGGAAGAACCACAGGCCCACGTAGCTCTTGAAGGCGCCGAGCCCCACCACGTTCCTGCCCGCGAGGCAGTAGACCGGAGAGCCCCACTTGATGGTCTCCTCCAGGCCTTCCCGACACAGCACCTCGCGCAGCGTCGTCAGGGACGCAGCCCACGCCGGGTGCGCCGCGATGTAGGCCTCGATGTCGCCTAGCTTGGCCATGGGAACTCCTCCGACTCGGGTCTTGCCGACAATTCCGGATTGACCTTATCCTAGTTTTGAACGGGGGCGCTGGCCAGAACGATTCTCGAGCCGGGAGGAACGGACTTGGAACGACGTGAATTTCTGCGGAACGCCGGGTTGGTCGCGACCTGGGCCGGAGTGGCGATCACCCTGGGCGGTTGCGGCGACGACGACGATCCCGCAGCGCCGGCCGGGACCGGAGACGTCAGCGGTGCGATCGGGACGAACCATGGGCACACGGTGACGATCACCGGGGCGCAACTCGACGCCGGCGCGGCCGTCACCCTGACGCTCACCACGGGCAACGGCCACACCCACACCGTGGCCCTCGATGCGGCCCAGGTGGGCGACGTCGCCGGCGGGACCACCGTCGCCACGGTGTCAGCCACCTCGGCGGGCCACACCCATACGGTGACCTTCAACTAGCCGCCGCCGCACCGCGCCTTGTCGGGCCCGTCCTCCCGCGAGGACGGGCCCGTCGCGTCACCGCAGCACCGCCCGGAATCCGTCGGCCTTGGTCGCCCGGAAGATCGTCGTGTGCTTCTCCTGCGGCCGCGGATCGTAGGTCCAGGCGAGGTCCGCCGGCGCCGCGGTGCGCAGGGCCGCCGCCAGTTCCTCCACCCAGGGCACGATGTCCGTCTCGTCGGCGCAGGTCAGGTAGAGGCGCTGGGGCCCGGTCCTGCGCTCCGCCAGCCGCACGGCCGCCCGCCGGGACAACTCGTGGTCGTTCCACCACAGGGCCGGGCTGATGGCGATCCAGCGGTCGAACAGGTCGGGCTGCAGGAAGAACGTCTCGACGATGAACAGGGCCGCCGCCGACTCGCCGATGATCGTGCGGTCGTCGGTGACCCGGTACCGCGCGGCGACGGCGGGCATGAGCTCCTCGGCGATGAAGGCGCGGAAGGCGGCCGAGCCCCCCACCACCGAGGCGATCCGGCGGTCGCTCTCGACGGTGGTCGGCCCGGTCAGGTCGCGGCGCCGCGCGGTGTTCTCGATGCCCACCAGGATGACCGGGGCGATCTCGCCGGCCGCCACGAGCTCGGCCAGGGTGTTGGCGATGTGCGGGAAGTCTTCCTGCACGCCGCCGTCCGGCATGTAGACCACCGGCAGGGCGGCCGTGCTGTCGGCAGCGGCCGGCGGCAGGAAGACGTTGATGACCCGCTCCTCGCCCAGGATCGCCGAAGCGATGGTGAAGGTGGTGTGCGGCGGCACCGGATCGGACGGGGCCGGCTGCCGGGAGCACCCGGCGCCCAGGAGCAGCATGGCGAGGGCGAGCAGGATCCGAACGGAGCGGCGCATGGGTTCCCTCCCGGCAACGGGTCCCGGCGGGACCCCGTGAAATCGAAACGGGGCCCGCTGCCGAAGACAGCGGGCCCCGTGGATCGCGACGTCGGCGAACCGCTACTTCACCAGCAGCGGCGCGATCACCACGCTGATGACCGACATCAGCTTGATCAGGATGTTCAGGCTGGGGCCCGCGGTGTCCTTGAACGGATCGCCCACGGTGTCGCCCACGACCGCGGCCTTGTGGGCCTCGGAGCCCTTGCCGCCGAAGTGGCCGCCCTCGATGTGCTTCTTGGCGTTGTCCCAGGCGCCGCCGGCGTTGGACTGGAACAGGGCCAGCAGCACGCCCGAGGCCGTCACGCCGGCGAGCAGGCCGCCGAGCATCTCCGTGCCGCCGAAGAAGCCGACCACGACCGGCGCCGCCACGGCGATCAGGCCGGGCACGATCATCTCGCGGATGGCCGCGGCGGTGGAGATGTCCACGCACTTGCGGAAGTCGGCGGTGGCGGTGCCCTCCATCAGGCCGGGGATCGTCTTGAACTGGCGCCGGACCTCCTCGATCATCGAGAAGGCGGCGCGGCCCACGGCGTCCATGGCGAAGCTGGAGAA
Coding sequences:
- a CDS encoding YdeI/OmpD-associated family protein yields the protein MAKLGDIEAYIAAHPAWAASLTTLREVLCREGLEETIKWGSPVYCLAGRNVVGLGAFKSYVGLWFFQGALLDDPDGVLVNAQEGKTRAQRQWRFGPADRIPRTKVRAYVREAMENQRRGREIRPERGRPVDVPAELAAALAADPSAAGAFAALSAGCRREYAEHVAEAKREETRRRRVAKILPLIREGAGLNDRYRR
- a CDS encoding alpha/beta hydrolase gives rise to the protein MRRSVRILLALAMLLLGAGCSRQPAPSDPVPPHTTFTIASAILGEERVINVFLPPAAADSTAALPVVYMPDGGVQEDFPHIANTLAELVAAGEIAPVILVGIENTARRRDLTGPTTVESDRRIASVVGGSAAFRAFIAEELMPAVAARYRVTDDRTIIGESAAALFIVETFFLQPDLFDRWIAISPALWWNDHELSRRAAVRLAERRTGPQRLYLTCADETDIVPWVEELAAALRTAAPADLAWTYDPRPQEKHTTIFRATKADGFRAVLR